A region from the Rhodohalobacter sp. 614A genome encodes:
- the pgsA gene encoding CDP-diacylglycerol--glycerol-3-phosphate 3-phosphatidyltransferase translates to MEKVPNILSSFRLILAPIFLILFIQDQVFWRALSLVIFIVAAATDFVDGYIARRFNVESDFGVFLDPLADKFLTFAGFVCLPFLDPNQFPWWAVVLIVIRDIIITSLRIYANRKGFSMETRATAKAKTALQMVFLYIALFFGLLMLFRGRFGEVIQNVLASDVFFWGMMVVVAVTLYSGIEYLVVNRALFSKKAERP, encoded by the coding sequence GTGGAAAAAGTACCAAATATTCTTAGCAGTTTTCGGCTTATTCTGGCCCCCATTTTTCTGATTTTATTTATTCAGGACCAGGTTTTTTGGAGAGCCCTTAGTCTTGTAATCTTTATAGTGGCTGCTGCAACCGATTTTGTTGATGGCTATATTGCCCGCCGATTTAACGTTGAAAGTGATTTTGGCGTTTTTCTGGATCCCCTTGCCGACAAATTTCTAACCTTTGCCGGTTTTGTCTGTCTCCCTTTTCTCGATCCCAATCAATTCCCGTGGTGGGCCGTTGTTCTGATTGTAATTCGCGACATTATCATTACCTCGCTCCGTATTTATGCAAACCGAAAGGGATTTTCAATGGAAACACGAGCTACTGCAAAAGCCAAAACAGCTCTGCAGATGGTATTCCTTTACATTGCACTTTTCTTTGGGCTCTTGATGCTTTTCAGGGGCCGATTTGGTGAAGTCATTCAGAATGTTCTGGCTTCTGATGTTTTCTTTTGGGGAATGATGGTTGTGGTTGCTGTCACGCTGTACTCCGGCATCGAGTACCTGGTCGTTAACCGTGCACTTTTCAGCAAAAAAGCGGAACGGCCATGA
- a CDS encoding cell division protein FtsX, whose translation MSIGYVIKEGFAGLGRARLAALTSMFSLFIAVLLIGVLFRLGYNAYEVTQLLQQQVEVEVFLDDLNSTEVQLMEGRLTENPGVTGLSYISKDSAAQVFQQEFGTGGEAIAELDFLPASFRLVITEDYTVAQVDSLVQEINTYEGVDEVRFNMALLQMIESRTDTLFMFGGAIGIFILLVAMILVFNTIRLTIYAKRDLIKAMKLVGATNAFIRRPFLVEGILQGLIAGGLAAVVVYSLFYWGIPYFMPQIGVLSWPFGKWYYLVGGIILLAIFLGWWGSRWAAHKFIKDMGVSS comes from the coding sequence ATGAGTATAGGATATGTTATAAAAGAAGGATTTGCAGGATTGGGAAGAGCCCGGCTCGCTGCACTCACTTCTATGTTCTCGCTTTTTATCGCTGTTCTGTTGATCGGCGTACTTTTCCGGTTGGGATATAATGCTTACGAAGTAACCCAACTCCTTCAACAACAAGTGGAAGTGGAAGTGTTTCTTGATGATTTAAATAGCACAGAAGTACAACTAATGGAGGGGCGGCTTACCGAAAATCCAGGTGTTACCGGCCTTTCCTATATTTCAAAAGATAGTGCCGCACAGGTTTTTCAGCAGGAATTCGGCACCGGTGGAGAAGCCATTGCAGAGCTGGATTTTCTTCCCGCATCATTCCGGCTGGTTATTACTGAAGATTATACCGTTGCCCAGGTCGATTCTCTCGTCCAGGAGATTAACACGTATGAAGGGGTGGATGAGGTAAGATTCAATATGGCACTTTTACAGATGATCGAATCCCGAACGGATACGCTCTTTATGTTTGGCGGAGCTATCGGGATTTTCATTTTGCTGGTAGCCATGATTCTCGTTTTTAATACCATTCGTCTTACTATTTATGCCAAACGGGATCTCATAAAAGCCATGAAACTTGTGGGAGCCACAAACGCGTTCATCCGCAGGCCTTTTCTTGTTGAGGGAATCCTCCAGGGGTTGATTGCAGGAGGACTGGCTGCGGTAGTTGTCTATTCACTCTTTTATTGGGGTATTCCGTACTTCATGCCGCAAATCGGCGTGCTTTCCTGGCCGTTTGGTAAATGGTACTATTTAGTTGGAGGGATTATTCTGCTGGCCATATTTCTGGGGTGGTGGGGAAGCCGTTGGGCTGCCCACAAGTTTATCAAGGATATGGGGGTTTCCTCGTAG
- a CDS encoding phosphatidylglycerophosphatase A family protein, with protein MNIKLVFGTLFGTGFLPNAPGTWGSLVTLPAVYIVAYFFPLFGIPIFFVTSCVVSMLCAEEAQKVYGHDPSQFVLDECAGQSLVFIATGFTFVFVEDLLTLLIGFLFFRFFDILKPLGIDKLQKLPGEIGILADDLLAGVYALICLHLSEYIHLALF; from the coding sequence ATGAATATAAAATTAGTGTTCGGAACACTTTTCGGTACCGGCTTTTTACCCAACGCCCCCGGTACCTGGGGAAGTTTGGTCACTTTACCTGCTGTTTACATTGTTGCATACTTTTTCCCGCTATTTGGAATTCCCATCTTCTTTGTCACCTCCTGTGTAGTATCCATGCTGTGTGCTGAAGAAGCGCAAAAAGTTTACGGACATGATCCATCTCAATTTGTGCTTGATGAGTGCGCCGGCCAAAGCCTCGTATTTATTGCAACAGGTTTTACATTTGTTTTTGTGGAAGATCTTCTGACACTCCTTATTGGATTCCTCTTTTTCCGTTTCTTTGATATTCTCAAACCCCTGGGTATTGATAAGTTGCAAAAATTGCCCGGAGAAATTGGTATATTAGCTGACGATCTTCTTGCGGGTGTCTATGCGCTTATTTGTCTACATCTTTCGGAGTATATTCACCTTGCACTCTTTTGA
- a CDS encoding putative porin has product MLIASLFAVVFGFLQVMPIEAVQDTLPAPAMADTTGQVPGMAEEEEEVIPDTVHVWNYNFPESFEMSETDSTLRWVNLLNLFNKFHSERGAITYRTGTLGRMDGILLHSFETRHMNLELEGLDLNDPLTGNVNWNRLPIHKISRFYEASYGASYRSRAILRDHYLVQPRTYLNFDESKYDHRSLEFSFTQNFQKRTNLELSFWDRRDGGGYRRRAVVGKQAVVRGYHQLNNRWLLKFGYINNGMDREEPFGYSITDPVFFPFNTFVANPIQTNASSNQTSNDVYVQMHHRADTLSNVSTIFGLHYQTSKWSLEYNADTLATNFSNFELFARQRLSFGSTEIYGTVRGFVLNEKEKSNLAETSWIGGEVSIDATQKISRLFELNGFLSTEYWDDGRESVEYSGRLIFSPIQRIRLSGFAGTLSKAPDNQSLYWQSEEYVGSSDLLNEESNFLGAQAEIDFLKTLTLGVRADIRETTNAVFVHEDLFQNIDPYTITSGTAWLSLNSRIFEGEVSGTYKEYSSDSIHPVNQTLASSGERIWIKSNFYWKNYLFDRATFVKAGLSGIYSLNPFRTAEFITPLNRWQHGTNEFINPSYYRLDVDVSARIRWFMVLLKWENVLDQVEQLGYFESVGHPMPGRRFRFGIRVLFTN; this is encoded by the coding sequence ATGTTGATAGCTTCACTCTTTGCTGTTGTTTTTGGCTTTTTGCAGGTGATGCCAATTGAGGCTGTTCAGGATACGCTGCCTGCACCCGCTATGGCGGATACCACCGGACAGGTTCCCGGCATGGCTGAAGAAGAGGAGGAGGTTATTCCCGATACTGTGCATGTTTGGAATTACAACTTCCCCGAATCCTTTGAGATGAGTGAAACGGACAGCACGCTTCGATGGGTGAATCTCTTAAACCTATTCAACAAATTTCATAGCGAAAGAGGAGCTATTACTTATCGGACGGGGACATTAGGACGAATGGATGGAATTCTTCTCCATAGCTTTGAGACCCGGCATATGAATTTGGAATTGGAAGGATTGGATCTCAATGATCCGCTAACCGGAAATGTAAACTGGAACCGGCTGCCCATTCACAAAATCAGTCGTTTTTATGAAGCCAGTTATGGCGCATCATATCGTTCCCGCGCAATATTGAGAGATCACTATTTGGTTCAACCCCGAACCTATCTGAATTTTGATGAGAGCAAATATGATCATCGCAGCCTTGAGTTTTCATTCACCCAAAACTTTCAAAAAAGAACAAACCTGGAGCTTTCATTTTGGGATCGGAGGGATGGAGGTGGATATCGCCGACGCGCAGTTGTGGGCAAACAGGCTGTTGTGCGCGGGTATCATCAGTTAAATAACAGATGGCTGCTGAAGTTCGGATACATCAATAACGGAATGGACCGTGAAGAACCATTTGGTTATTCCATAACAGATCCGGTTTTCTTTCCATTTAATACATTTGTGGCAAATCCAATCCAGACTAATGCATCTTCCAATCAAACTTCGAATGATGTGTACGTTCAAATGCATCACAGGGCCGATACATTAAGCAATGTTTCAACTATTTTTGGATTGCACTATCAAACCAGCAAATGGTCTCTGGAGTATAATGCAGATACGCTGGCAACAAATTTCTCAAATTTCGAATTATTTGCCCGGCAGCGGCTTTCTTTTGGTTCTACCGAGATCTATGGAACCGTACGTGGTTTTGTGTTGAATGAAAAGGAGAAATCCAACCTGGCAGAAACCAGCTGGATTGGTGGAGAGGTAAGCATTGATGCGACTCAAAAAATCAGCCGGCTTTTTGAACTCAACGGGTTTTTGTCAACTGAATATTGGGACGATGGCCGGGAGTCTGTAGAATATTCCGGACGCCTCATTTTTTCGCCCATTCAACGAATACGACTCTCTGGTTTTGCCGGAACTCTGTCAAAAGCCCCGGATAATCAATCGTTATATTGGCAGTCAGAAGAGTATGTGGGTTCATCCGATCTGCTTAATGAAGAATCGAACTTTCTGGGGGCACAGGCAGAAATTGATTTTTTGAAAACTCTTACGCTTGGTGTGCGGGCTGATATCAGGGAAACTACAAATGCGGTTTTTGTTCATGAGGATCTTTTCCAAAATATTGATCCTTATACTATAACCAGCGGAACGGCATGGCTATCTCTTAATTCACGGATCTTTGAGGGAGAAGTGTCCGGCACATATAAAGAGTATTCCTCAGATAGTATCCATCCGGTCAATCAAACTTTGGCGTCATCCGGCGAGAGGATTTGGATTAAGAGTAATTTCTATTGGAAAAACTATCTTTTTGATCGTGCCACCTTTGTGAAGGCCGGGCTTTCCGGAATTTATTCGCTGAATCCGTTTCGAACGGCTGAATTTATTACACCATTAAATAGATGGCAGCATGGAACAAATGAGTTTATCAACCCCTCTTACTATCGGTTAGATGTAGATGTGTCGGCTCGAATCAGGTGGTTTATGGTACTTTTGAAATGGGAAAATGTACTTGACCAAGTTGAACAGCTGGGGTACTTTGAATCGGTAGGACACCCCATGCCGGGACGCCGATTCAGGTTTGGAATCAGAGTTCTTTTTACAAATTAG
- a CDS encoding FKBP-type peptidyl-prolyl cis-trans isomerase, which produces MKRSALLPLFAASVLVLSGPNESCDDHDRQANTEYLQQNAQNEDVTETDSGLQYRIIETSDGPVPAASDSVRIDFVGRFIDGTIFDTTSDLPNGLTFKVENFTLDGVREGILLMEEGATYEFVVPSNLGFGETTAGDICPGTTLIFELSLVEIF; this is translated from the coding sequence ATGAAACGGTCTGCTTTACTTCCTCTTTTTGCAGCTTCTGTACTGGTTTTGTCAGGGCCAAACGAATCCTGTGATGACCACGACCGCCAGGCGAACACAGAGTACCTTCAACAAAACGCTCAAAATGAAGATGTAACTGAAACCGACAGCGGCCTTCAATACCGTATAATTGAGACGAGTGACGGCCCCGTGCCTGCAGCTTCAGACTCAGTTCGAATAGATTTCGTAGGCAGATTTATTGATGGAACAATCTTTGATACAACCAGCGATTTGCCCAACGGACTAACATTCAAAGTTGAAAATTTCACACTGGATGGCGTTCGGGAAGGAATCCTGTTAATGGAAGAAGGGGCCACTTATGAATTTGTAGTTCCCTCCAACCTGGGTTTTGGAGAAACCACAGCCGGAGACATCTGTCCGGGTACTACTCTTATTTTTGAACTTTCCCTGGTTGAAATTTTTTAA
- the pyrE gene encoding orotate phosphoribosyltransferase has product MIIDKTYSRELAKSLLDINAVILRPNNPFTWASGWNSPIYCDNRLTLRYPEIRRKISRAFINIIEDKFPQVEVITGTATAGIPHAAWVAGSLDKPLAYVRAKAKAYGLGNQIEGGVDKGQSTIVIEDLVSTGGSAISVIDALQFIGADVQGLLSIFTYGFDKSVQKFEEKEIPFYSLTDYTTLIDVALETGKIKDEDLKLLNAWRKNPDTWPN; this is encoded by the coding sequence ATGATTATTGATAAGACATATTCCAGAGAGCTTGCAAAATCATTACTTGATATTAATGCAGTGATTCTCAGGCCAAACAACCCATTTACGTGGGCTTCTGGCTGGAACTCCCCCATCTACTGCGACAATCGGTTAACCCTTCGTTATCCCGAAATTCGCAGAAAAATTTCACGGGCTTTTATAAATATTATTGAAGATAAATTCCCCCAGGTTGAGGTAATTACAGGAACGGCCACAGCAGGAATTCCACATGCCGCCTGGGTTGCCGGCAGCCTTGACAAACCCCTGGCCTATGTTCGTGCAAAAGCAAAAGCATATGGACTTGGAAACCAGATTGAAGGAGGTGTCGATAAAGGCCAGTCTACCATTGTCATTGAAGATCTTGTTTCTACAGGCGGGTCTGCCATTTCAGTAATTGATGCACTCCAATTTATTGGTGCCGATGTACAGGGGCTACTCAGCATTTTCACATATGGATTTGATAAATCCGTACAGAAGTTCGAAGAAAAAGAGATCCCTTTCTACAGTTTAACAGACTACACAACTTTGATTGATGTTGCCCTTGAAACGGGTAAAATCAAAGATGAAGATCTGAAATTGCTAAACGCCTGGAGAAAGAACCCCGACACATGGCCGAATTAA
- a CDS encoding competence/damage-inducible protein A, whose translation MIKANIITIGNELLIGDTVNTNASWIGSKLTEWGFSVQKMISIPDDFTAITEQISDSLKKAGLTIVTGGLGPTHDDITKKAVAQLFDSQLVENKHVLKHIQSIFEKRGFVFSKSNREQALVPENCDVLFNTQGTAPGMWFEKNGRCVAVLPGVPYEMKHLMENQVSKKATEYFHERDEVITEYYKTAGIPESTLSDQIGNLDEYTSNGVGIAYLPNPSGVTIRINANSEGKLVQLRKKLADRAGNYIYGQGKDLSLSEVVGKLLVEKNLTIATAESCTGGLLANEITDIAGSSRYMMGGVVAYANEVKKEILGVSQHSLDEEGAVSKTVALQMARGVAEHLETDIGVSTTGIAGPDGGTEEKPVGLVWMGFWIMGEHFALKSIFTNNRLVNKERTVMVVLECVRRKLLEMDSLPYELKPQLP comes from the coding sequence ATGATTAAAGCAAATATCATCACAATTGGCAATGAGTTACTGATCGGGGATACCGTTAACACAAATGCATCCTGGATTGGCAGTAAACTTACGGAATGGGGTTTTTCTGTGCAGAAGATGATTTCTATTCCTGATGATTTTACTGCAATTACAGAACAGATTTCTGATTCTTTAAAGAAGGCCGGCCTGACTATTGTGACAGGTGGGTTGGGCCCCACGCATGATGATATCACTAAAAAAGCTGTTGCCCAACTCTTTGACAGCCAATTGGTTGAAAACAAACACGTATTGAAGCACATTCAATCCATTTTTGAGAAAAGAGGCTTTGTTTTTTCCAAATCAAACCGGGAACAAGCGCTTGTGCCGGAAAACTGTGACGTTCTGTTCAACACACAGGGAACGGCACCCGGCATGTGGTTTGAAAAAAATGGAAGATGTGTGGCTGTCCTGCCGGGAGTGCCGTACGAAATGAAGCACCTGATGGAAAATCAGGTTTCAAAAAAGGCAACCGAATACTTTCATGAGCGTGACGAAGTTATAACAGAGTATTATAAAACGGCAGGAATTCCGGAAAGCACATTAAGTGATCAGATCGGGAACCTGGATGAGTACACATCAAATGGAGTTGGAATTGCATATTTGCCGAATCCCAGTGGAGTTACGATTCGGATCAACGCAAATTCGGAGGGAAAATTGGTACAGCTTCGAAAGAAATTAGCGGATAGGGCCGGAAATTATATCTACGGACAAGGAAAGGATTTGTCTCTTTCTGAAGTTGTGGGAAAGCTGCTTGTTGAGAAAAACCTGACGATTGCCACGGCAGAAAGCTGCACAGGCGGTTTGCTGGCAAATGAAATTACAGATATCGCCGGAAGTTCACGCTATATGATGGGCGGTGTTGTAGCCTACGCTAACGAAGTAAAAAAAGAGATTTTAGGTGTTTCACAACACTCGTTGGATGAAGAAGGAGCCGTAAGCAAAACCGTGGCATTGCAGATGGCCAGGGGAGTTGCAGAACATTTGGAGACAGATATCGGGGTTTCTACAACAGGAATTGCCGGTCCGGATGGCGGGACAGAAGAAAAACCGGTTGGCCTTGTCTGGATGGGGTTTTGGATTATGGGTGAACATTTTGCCCTGAAATCCATCTTTACAAATAACCGGCTTGTGAATAAAGAGAGAACGGTGATGGTAGTATTGGAATGTGTACGGCGAAAACTGTTGGAAATGGACAGCCTGCCGTACGAACTTAAACCTCAACTGCCCTGA
- the guaB gene encoding IMP dehydrogenase: MTNSSPFASITRQGLTYDDVLLVPSYSQVLPRDVDTKVKLTPTITLNTPVFSAAMDTVSEYRLAIALAREGGIAMLHKNMSIEDQAEHVRLVKRSESGMIVDPVTLPPTATVKDARALMKKHKIGGIPIVEQGNRLIGIVTNRDLRFEHYVDKRLDTIMTSEDLITAKENTSLEEAEEILQQYKVEKLPIVDKNKVLVGLITFKDIEKKMNFPNACKDEMGRLRVGAAVGVTPDTMDRVDALVECGVDIVTVDTAHGHSQGVLNAVRKIKSTYKDLNVVGGNIATRAAAEALAESGADVVKVGVGPGSICTTRIVTGVGVPQLSAIMEIAEFTKENGIGLIADGGIKQTGDIPKAIAGGADAVMMGSMFAGVDESPGETIIYESRKYKSYRGMGSLGAMAKGSSDRYFQDVEDDLKLVPEGIEGRVPYKGYLSEVVHQMTGGLRAAMGYVGATTIDELKQAEFVQISAASYREGHPHSVQITKEAPNYSVS; the protein is encoded by the coding sequence ATGACGAATTCCTCCCCCTTCGCCAGTATTACCCGCCAGGGATTAACATATGATGATGTTCTTCTTGTACCATCTTACTCTCAGGTTTTACCGCGCGATGTTGATACAAAAGTAAAACTCACTCCAACCATTACATTAAACACGCCGGTTTTCAGTGCGGCGATGGATACTGTTTCGGAATACCGCCTTGCCATTGCGCTTGCACGAGAAGGCGGCATTGCCATGCTTCATAAGAACATGTCCATCGAAGATCAGGCCGAGCACGTTCGGTTGGTGAAAAGAAGTGAGAGCGGAATGATTGTTGATCCCGTAACACTTCCTCCAACTGCGACGGTGAAAGACGCCCGGGCATTGATGAAAAAGCATAAAATTGGCGGAATACCGATTGTAGAACAAGGAAATAGACTAATCGGTATTGTTACGAATCGGGATTTACGGTTTGAACACTACGTAGATAAACGTCTCGATACAATTATGACCAGTGAAGATCTCATCACTGCAAAAGAAAATACAAGCTTGGAAGAGGCTGAAGAGATTCTTCAACAATATAAAGTAGAGAAACTTCCCATTGTTGATAAGAATAAGGTGCTGGTCGGGTTGATTACGTTTAAGGACATTGAGAAGAAAATGAACTTCCCAAATGCCTGTAAAGACGAAATGGGCCGTTTGCGGGTAGGCGCCGCAGTAGGAGTTACACCCGATACAATGGATCGCGTGGATGCCTTAGTAGAATGTGGTGTGGATATTGTGACGGTTGACACGGCACACGGACACTCGCAAGGTGTGTTGAATGCGGTGAGGAAAATTAAATCAACTTATAAAGATTTGAATGTGGTTGGCGGGAATATTGCCACCCGTGCTGCTGCAGAAGCTCTTGCCGAGTCCGGTGCGGATGTTGTAAAAGTAGGAGTAGGTCCGGGATCTATTTGTACAACCCGTATTGTAACGGGTGTTGGCGTACCTCAGCTTTCCGCCATTATGGAAATTGCCGAGTTCACCAAGGAAAATGGAATTGGTTTGATTGCCGACGGTGGCATCAAACAGACCGGAGATATTCCAAAAGCCATAGCCGGTGGCGCTGATGCTGTAATGATGGGTTCCATGTTTGCCGGAGTGGATGAAAGTCCGGGCGAGACCATTATTTATGAATCCAGGAAATACAAATCGTATCGGGGGATGGGAAGTTTGGGAGCGATGGCAAAAGGTTCCAGCGACCGCTACTTCCAGGATGTGGAAGACGATCTTAAACTCGTTCCTGAAGGAATTGAAGGCCGCGTTCCTTATAAAGGCTATTTAAGTGAAGTGGTTCACCAGATGACAGGTGGTTTGCGCGCGGCCATGGGATATGTAGGAGCAACCACTATTGATGAACTCAAGCAAGCCGAATTTGTACAGATATCAGCAGCCAGTTACCGCGAGGGACATCCGCATTCCGTACAGATTACTAAAGAAGCTCCGAACTATTCCGTATCCTGA